Within Kutzneria chonburiensis, the genomic segment GGCACCGATACCCGGCCGCACCTCGCCGAACGAGTACTCGACGCCGCCGGCGGCGCGGATGTCGGCCAGCCGCGCCACCAGGTCCTCGTCCTGGGCCAGCTCCGGGGTGAGGCCGACGCCGTAGGCGAGGAAGCAGCGCCCGATCGACGATCGCGGCAACGACAGCCGGGTGCCCAGGTCGATCAGGGTGCTCAGCGGCGCCTTGGACGTCCACAGCCGCTCGATGAGGATGGCGCAGTCGATCGCCGGCACAGCGAGGGAGACGATCCAGGGGGTGTCCGCGAGGGTGGTGTGCAGCTCGACCGCGTACGGCAGGGCCGCCTGCCGCAGGCCCGTCCGCTCGATGTAGGCCAGCGACAACGTCGCCGCGTGCGCACCGATCGCATACCGGCCGCCGGCCTCGCTGACCAGGCCGTTGTCGACCAGGGTGCGCAGCAGTCGGTACGTGACCGTGCGGTCAAGGCCACTGGCCCTGGCCAGGCCAAGCACGCTCGCGTCCTCGACCTCCTCGGTCGCCAGCAGCCGCAGCAGCTCGCACGCCCGGGACACCGACTGCACGCGCGACCGTGACCGCACGGTGTCGGCCTGCGCCGGCGATGCGTTCATCCAGGGCTCCTCTCTCCGTTCGGAACCCTACCGCGACGTCTGCGCGCAATGCGCACAGCTCGTGCGACTTAAGCCGCGCTCCGGGTGCGCGGCGGGACCGCGGCACTCAAGTGCGCCGCCGAACATCGTGGCGATCGAGTGCGGCGAGGTGCTGCTGCACACGTTCGGCAGCACCTTCGGGTCCATGCCGTCGATAGAGCTCCAGTGCCTCCCACCACGCAGTGCGCGCCTGCTCGTCCTTGTGTAGGGCCGCATAAGGATGCCCAAGGCGCTCGAGCGTGTCGGCGGCCAAACGAGCGTTGCCTAGGCTCCGGTAGATGGCCAAAGCGTGCTCGTAGTGATTGACGGACTCGTGGTGGTGAGCAGTGTGGTAGGCGATGTAGCCGAGGCTGTTCAGCACGTCAGCTTCGGCCTCGGCGTTGCTGTGTCGGCGTTGTAGGGCGAGGGCGGCTCGGCAGTGGTTGTCCGCCTTGGCGTAGTCGCCGAGATGGGCGGCGTACCAACCGACTTGGTTGCACGCGTCGCCCTCCCAGTCCGAGTTGCCGACGGCACGGTAGAGGTCCAGTGCCTGCGTCGCATGGCCAAGGGCTCGGTGGTGATCATCCTGTAGCCCGTGGGTGAGTGCGAGAATCCGGTGCAGGTGAGCCTGCTCGTCGAGGTCGTCGTGGCCTTCGGCGATGGCCAGGGCCTCGTGAAGGTGGAGCATCGCCTCGTCGTGGTGTCCCAACTCGGCCTGGGTACGGCCAAGCCGGCGGTGGGCGAGTATCAGGTTGGCGGGGTCGGCCAAGTGCGTGGCGGCGTCCAGCGCGGTTCGGCGTACGGCGAGAAGATCGTGGCCAGTGGCCCGCCGGCGGTGATAGGTGTTCAGGATCCCGGCAAGCTGCCACACGTCGCGGTGCCAAGCGTGGGAACTGGCGGCCTGGAGGGTGGCGAGCAAATTGGGGTGCTCGCTGTCGAACCAGGCCAATGCCGCCGACACGTCGGCGAACTCGTGCGGGCACACGCCGGTGGTGGGTGGGCTGAGTTCCGCCGGCCTGCCGTGTGGGCTCAAGAGACGTTCGCCGGCGCGCGCGGTGTGGCTGTAGAAGTCGAGAAGCCTCCGCACCGCCGTGTCGCGCTCGTCCCTGGCAAGGTGATGAGAGGCGGTGGTGGCCGCGTAGGCGCGGATCAGATCATGCATCGAGTAGCGACCGCGCGCCTGCCTGTGCACCAGAGATGCGTCCTCCAGCTCCCGCAACACCTTCCGTGCCGTCGGGAGCGGCAGCGCGGTGAGGCTGGCGGCGGCGTGCAGGCTGACGTCCACGCCGGTGGCCACGCCCAGTAGCGCGAACACCGTCCGTTGTTGCGCAGTCAGGGCGTGCAAGGACCAGGACAGCACGGCAGGCAGACTGGCGGCGGGATCGATGTCGTCCAACGCCTCCAGGCCGGACTCGCTGAGCTCGGCCGCGAACTCGGCCAGCGGGATGTCCTGACGCATGTGGGCCCGGCCGGCCACGATTGCCAAGGCCAGCGGATACCGGCCGCCTGAGGCGATCAGCTGGGCGACCGCATCGGGCTCCGCGGCCGTGCGTTTGTCGCCGAGGCGCCGCACGAGCAGCGTTTCCGCTTCGTCTTCGTCGAGGACGGCAAGTGGCACATGGTGGGCGCCGTGCCGGTGCAGCAAGGCGGTGAGCGTGCTGCGGCTGGTGATCAGCACGGTGCAGGTTGGTGTGCCTGGCAGCAGCGGGATCACTTGGTCGGCGCTGGCGGCGTTGTCCAGCACGATCAGCATTCGCTTGTCGGCGACCTGGCTTCGGTAGTGCGCCGCGTGCGCGGTCAGGCCGCCGTCGATGTGGCCGTCGAAGCCCAACGCGTCGAGGAATCCCCGGACGGCGGTGAGTGGATCGACCGGGTTGCTGTGGGGGCTGAAGCCCCGTAAGTCGACGAACAACTGCCCGTCAGGGAAACGATCCGTGTGCCGATGCGCCCAGTGCAACGCGAGCTGGGTCTTGCCGATGCCGCCTGCGCCGGCGATGGCGGCGATCACAACGGTCGGGGCGTCGCCGGTGACGACATCATGGGCTGGGACTGTGCGACAGGCTTGATCGAGGAGGGCTAGTTCGGCGTCCCGGCCGATGAAGCCGGCTGCCGCAGCGGGAAGTTGCCGTGGTGTGGACGGCGTTTCCACTGTTGTCGCTGGATTCGAGACGGTGTTCAACGCCGCTGCTGTCAGTTCGTCGCGGTCCGCTGCCGTGAGCCCCATCGCGTCGGCCAATTGCCGGATGGAGATGAGGCGAGGGTTGCTCCGGTCGCCCGTCTCCAGCCCGCGGATCGTGCGTACCGACACGCCGGAACGCTCGGCCAGCGCCTCTTGCGTCAGGCCGCTACGCCGCCGTAACCGTCGGAGTACCGAGCCGCCCTGGTCGCCCACGCCCACCCCCGCTGGCTGCCACAGTCCGTAGTCGGACGTTAGCGCACGAACCGGCCACGGAGGGCAGGTTGGTGCTACGTCTGGCGATTACCACCCGCCGACTGCCTCGTTGATGTGCTGGAGGCGGGCGCTGGCGCGAGTGCCGTGCGTGTTGGCTCGGTGGATGGTTGCCGCGAGCCGGGCGAGGGGACGGTCCGAGCCGACCGTGCCGATCAGCGGCGCGAGTTGGAGCGCCGTCGATTCGGCGTCCGACCACGACCTCAGTTCGATCTGGGCGTGCAACAACGCGCAGAGGTAGAGAAACCGGTCTCGTGTCGCGCCGGCCGGAGTGGCCTCCAGCGCGCGGCCCAGCGGTTCGATCGACCGACGCCAGTCGCCGAGGCTGCCGTGCATGGCCGCGGTCGCGAAGTCCATGCCCCGCGTCGAGATCCACCAGGACCAGCCCGGGTCGCGGTCGGACACACCGTCGAACAGCAGGCAACGGGCCTGGTCGAGCAGCCGGAACGCCTCACCCGGCAGGCCCATCTGGGCATGAACGCGGGCTGCCCGCAGCCGGAACATCGATTCCAGTCGCGACGTGAGTCCGCCTCGGTCCAACACCGGCTCGATCAGGTCGAGGGCGTACCGCGGCTGACGCAGATACGTCGCCTGGAGGCTGATGTTGTGCGTCACGAACAATTCCATCAAGCGGTCTCCGCCGGCGCGCGCCAGCCGCAGCGACACCTCGTTGGCCCGGTGTGCCTGGCGGTGGCGATTGGCGTCGATCAGCAGCCACCCGGTGACTTCGGCCAGTTCGGCCAGGGCGACGGTGACATCGCGGGCCAATGGGCGCCCCGCCGCATCGAGGCGTGATCGGCGCAGTTGGGTGCTCAACGTCCGGGTGGCATGTCGTGATGCCTCGTTGCCGCCGGCGCGGACGTCCATTGCCACGAGGTGACCGATGGTGCCGTGGATCGCCGCGGCGTAGTCGTCCCGCCGCGTCGGGTCGGCCGGCGAGAGGTGCGACAGCGGAAACGCGATCGCGTCAGGATCTGTCGGTGAGCCGATCTCCGTTGGCTGAACCATGTCCGGAGTCCTCCACTGGCTCGTCGCCGACCGTTGCCGCCGTGGTCGTCCGTCGGAATGCCGTGGCCAGCGCGGCAAGTCGCTTGACCTCGTTGGTCAGACTGCCGTCGGGCAGCAGTGTCTGATCGGGCGCGGGCTCGCCCAGCGGCGGCCGGCCCTCGCCCTTGATGCGCAGTGCTCTGCGCACCTGGGCCGCTTCGCGGGCGTAGTCGTCGGCTGCCGATTCGGAGCCGACGGGTTCCAGATACGGTCGCAGTGACCGCCGGCCGTCGAGGATCTCGATCACGCGGCGGTACAGAAGATGATCGAGGTTGCGGACGAGCACCAGGTCGGCCAGGCGCGACCGGGGCGCCTCCAGCGCGATGTCCGGGGTGGCCCGGTGCAGCGCCTCCCACAGCGGCCGCAGCCGTTGGTACCGGACGTAGTTGACCAGCCACCGGCGGGCGGCGGAGAGCACGGGGCCCCAGCCCGGTGCGGTCAGGCCGAGCACTTCGAGCAGTGAGCCGATGTCACCGGCCAGCCACTCGATCGGGTTCCACGGTGTCATGTCGGCGCCGAGGTTGGTGCCCACGATCTCGGCCAGTCGCATGGCGCTGTACACGAGGATGCACAGGGCGCCGGCGGCGAGAGTGATCATGCTGCGGCGCAGCCAGGCGCGGTCGGTGACCTTGCTGTAGCCCCAGGCCATCCGCAGCGTGACGACTTGTCCGACGGCGGCGGCGACCGTGAAGAGGATCAGGTAGGCGGCAAAGTACTTGTTGGTCATGTTCAACAAGCTGGACGTCGCGGAGGTGCCGTCCCGGTGCGTCGGCTGGACCCAGAAGAACACGATGATCATCGCGACGAGCACGAGGCCGAACACCGCGCACCGCCTCGCGGCGGTCCGGCGGGCCGTCTCCGGCGGTTGAGCCCAGTAGATCAGCGCGACCTGCTGGGCCGCGGTCAACACGATGACGGCCCCGTGCGACAGGATGATCGTGATGTTCGGGGTGTTGAAGAACGCGGCCAGGTACCCCGAGATGGCGTCGAGGCCGACGAAGAAACTGAGGAACGAGAACAGGAAGTAGACCGTCAGCGCCACCTGTGCCGGGTTGTGGTCGGATCTGAATACGGTGATCCATCGGTAGCTGAAGGCGATGAGCGCGACAATGGTGCAGGTCCACTCGAGAACCGCGTAGATCATGAGTGTTCCCGTCTGCGGGAGTTGGCCGTCGTGTCGGTCTTCAGCTCATCGGCGGGGACGAGGCACCTGGTAGGTCAGGGTTCGCGCGATCCGCGTGACCTCATCGGTCGCGGTGTCGGTGTCGACGGCCTCCGCCGTCGATGCCGACTCCGGGTGGCGCTTGGTGATCCGCTCCATGATCAGGGAAGCCAGCATCTCGGCTTCCTCCTCCTGGCGGTCGGAATAGCTGGCCCGGTGCAGCATGTCGCGAACCAGATCCGGATCGAGATCGGGGAACAACAGCCGCGCACTCTCGTCGGTGAGTGCCGTGCTGCCGCGGTGGCAGCAGATGATGTGGGCGAGTTCGTGCGCGATGATGTGCTCCTGATGGATTCTGCTCGTGCCCGATTCGTAGACGATGAAGTCGATGTGTTCGGTGGAGACCCAGAACCCGCAGGGATGCATCGCGCTCATCGCGACGGGGACGCGGCAGATACGCCGGTTCGTCTGCTCGGCGACCAGATCGCACAGGCCGTCGATGTCCCAGCTCGCGGGCGTGCCCAGTGCGGCCAACCGGGACTCGCAGTCGCTTTGCAGCTGCCGGTGGCGCATCCGGCCGGTGGAGCCCCGCAGGCGCGAGAACGGTGTCATGGTTTGGGGTGATCCTCGTCAACCGACGGCAGGCCTTGCAGCTTGCGCATCTGGTCGAGGACAGCGGTGACGACGGCGAGGCTGTCGGGCGGCAACCCGGCGGCCCGCAGCGCGACTCCGCGCACCCCGGCCTGTCGCAGCTCGTCGAGCGCCGCCAACTGCTGGGTGACCCGGTCGGCATGGTCCGGGTCGACGAAGTATCCCGGCGCGACACCGAAGAACTTGGCCAGTTCCACCAGCAGTTCATGTGACGGCTGCCGGCGTTTGCCGTTACGCAGTGCGGAGAGGTACGCGCCGCTGACCTTCACCGAAGGGTGAAGCTTCTTGATGGCGGCCGCGACTTCGTCGTTCGTCCATGAACGACCGCCTGGCCTGCTCACCGTGAAAAGCTGATTCAAGCGGTCGGCCAAGACCGAATCGAGCGCTTCATCGTCCGTCACGTCCACCTCCTGACTCTTTCCTTCCTAGCGGGGTCCGATCGGGGGTGTCAACTGACAGTCGATTCAGGTCAACTGTGAAGACAACGGGCCACGCGACGTGACCCGTCGCGGTATGGTCACGGTCAACTGGTGGTTGGAGGGGGTCAACTGTTGGTTATGGCAGCGTGCTCGGCCCGGTGGGGTTCATGGGCGCTGGTCGGCGGCCTCACCTCGCCGTTCGGGCCGAACCCGGTCGAGGACCTGCCCGTACCTGGCGATCTCCGCGCCGGTGGTGTGGCCCGTACCCGCATACGCGGGTGCGATGTCCGGGTGATCGCCGCCAGAGGGGAGCGGCGATCACCCGGACGCCACTGGGGCGGATCCGCAACCACCTTGGCGACTTTGCCGCGCCCTAGTCCAAGAGTTCGACAAGGTGCAGCCGATCCTGGACGGACCACTCCTTCTTGACGCCGCCGAGGAACTCCACCTCGCTCCGACCATCGACCTCTGCCGCGACCGCCGCGACCTCGCCGACGGGACCGATCGAGCCGTGCAGCCGCACCCAGTCGCCGACCCGCAGCTCCGCCACGGTCACCGTGGCCACGTTGCGGCTGCCGGACGATGGCAGCAGCCGTTTCGTCAGGGCCCGCCAGGACAGGTAGCAGGCCGTCGGCAGCAACGGGAGCAGGCCGCTGATACCGACGAAGACCGGCAGCACCCGGATCGTGATCATGACGGCCGCCAGCAGGCCGACCGCCGCCGCAACCAGTGCCGAGTCGACGGGCCGCTTGCCGAACTGGAGCCAGCCGGTGGTGCGCACCAGGCCGTCCGGGGTCAACCCGAGCGGACGGCTGCCGTCGGGCAGCGTCAGATTGGGCGGCGTCGTCTTGCGCCGATGGGCGAAGGCGGTGAAGAACTCGTCGACGGCGAGGTCGGTCTCGCGCTCCGCGGTCACGACTTGCGCCACCGATCGTTGCCGCCCGGGCCCCGCACGCAGGTCACGGCCTGCCCCTGGGCGGTGACGTCGGTCGCGCCCTCCGGCGAGCACGGCTGGCCCACCCGCGCGTGTCCATCGCCGGAAGTCGTCGTGACGGGTGGTTCGTCCGAGGTGGACGTGGCCGGCGGTGGGGAGGCCGTGGACTGCTGGGCGGATGTCGTGGTGGTGGAGCCGGTCGGCGTCGTCTGGGTGGTGGTTGATCCCGCGCTGGGCGTCGGCGCGCACGACGAACCCCACAGGCCACGGTGGTCGTGCTGGGAGTCGGCCTCCGCGGCCGCGAAGGCCGCCTGACCGGGCCCGGTGTCGGCCCGAGCCGCCCCCGCGTGCACCATGGTGAGCGCGTAGTCGTGGCGATCGGGCAGCAGGACCTGGGCGGTGACGTGAGCCTGTCCGGCGGGCGCGTGGACCAGCCACACGTGCTTGCCCAGCAGAGCCTGCTTCGCCTGTGCCGTCGATTCGGCCGACCAGCATCCCGTCAGGGCAACGATGCCGTGCACGCGAACCGCCACCGCGTGGCCGGCACTGTCGACTCCCTCGAACTGGGCCACCGTCGACACTGTCGTCACGGTGATCGCGGCGTCTTCCGGCGTTGGCGGGACAACCGGTATCGCGGAGTCCGCGGTCGTGGTTTCGTGCGGCGAGTCGGTTGTCGTCGTGGCACCGCCGAGGAAGGCGGGCCGGGCGACGGGCGGGAACAGCGCCGCGCCGGACAGCACCAACCCGACCGTCGTGGCCACGCCGGTCACCGCCAGTCGCTGGAGCTGGGAACTGCGCCACCACAAGCCACGTGGCCAACCCGGAGCGGACAGGCTGCCACGGATCATCACGACGTCCCCAGGTCTTCGATCGGATGCGGGGCGGCGTGCATCGATCTTGGCTGACAGAGCTGTCGGAGTCTGGCAGCCGTTCGACCATTCGTGCATCCCCTTAGGGGGTGAATGTACCGCACTGTGATCACTCAGGGTGACCGTCACAGGGGTGGTGCCGCGCACCCGCGGGGCGGGTGCGCGGCGAGACCGATCAAGAGGTGCGGCGGCTGAAGATCATGTGCGAGACGCCCTTGGGGGAGGAGGCGGTCTCGACGGTGAAGCGCTGCTCGAGGCCTTCCAGGCTGTCCCACAGGCGGACGCCGCGGCCAAGCACGATCGGCACGATCACGACGTGGAGGTGGTCGACGAGGTCGGCGGCGAGGAAGTCGCGGACGACGGTGGGGCCGCCGCCGATGCGCACGTCGAGGCCGTTGGCCGCCTTCTTGGCCTCGGCGAGGACGTCCTGCGGGGAAGCGTCGCGGAAGTGGAAGACGGTGCCGCCCTCCATTTCCAGCGACGGCCGGGGGTAGTGGGTGAGGACGTAGACGGGAGTGTGGAAAGGCGGCTCCTCGCCCCACCAGCCGCGCCACGACTCGTCCTCCCACGGCCCGCGCTGGTAGCCGAACTTGTTGCGGCCCATGATCTCCGCGCCGACACCCCGGAAGGCGCTCTCGGTCAGGGCGTTGTCCACACCCCGGCTGCCGCCCGGGCCGCTGCCCCACATCTCGTGGGCCCATGCGGTGTCGAAGAACCACTCGGTCAGCCGCTGCCCGGCGTGCCCGAACGGCGTTTCCCGCGACTGCCCCTCGCCGGTGGCGAACCCGTCGATCGACACGCCCAGGTTGTGCACCCGGACCAGCTGCTCCCCGGCCGGTGATGTCGTCATGACTACCCCTTCCCATCTGCGGTTTCACCCACAGGTCGGATGCCGACGACGATTCTCTACATCGGCCGGGGATTTTTCTCGACGAACCTTCGACATGGCCTCTGACCTGGTGGTTCCGCGGGATTGCCGTGGGGGCGTTGCACCTGCGGACCTGACGTAGCCGTCAGCAATACCCGCACAAGTACGGACCGTGCGGCCTAGTATCGGCGGATGATCGTGGTGGCTGGGGCGACCGGGAACGTGGGGCGTGAAGTGGTCCGCCACCTGCTTGAGGCGGACGAAGCGGTGACGGCGCTGGTGCGGGATCCGGCGAAAGGGGTGCCGGCGGGGGCGAAGGCGGTGGCGGGGGATCTGACGGACCCGGCGACGCTCGGGCCGGGGCTGACGGGGGCGGACGCGCTGTTCCTGCTCAGCGGATACTCGCCGGACATCTTCACGGAGGCGGAGAAGGCCGGCGTGCGGCGGGTGGTGCTGCTGTCGGGCGGCTCGGCGGAGACGGGTGATCGGACGAACGCGGTCGCGCGCTACATGATCGACACGGAAGACGCGCTGCGAGCGTCGGGGCTGGCCTGGACGATGGTGCGGCCACGCATGTTCATGACGAACGCGTTCCAGTGGACGGAACAGATCAAGCGGGGCGTGGTGCGGGCGCCATGGGCGGACGTGCCGTCGGCGGTGATCGACCCGGCGGACATCGCGGCGGTGGCGGCGAAAGCGCTGGTGTCGGCGGAGCACGAAGGCCGCGAATATGCGGTGACCGGGCCGGAAGCGCTGCGGCCGGGGGATCGTGTCCGGATCCTCGGCGAGGCGCTGGGGCGGGAATTGCGCTACGAGGCGCAGCCGGACGACGAGGCCCGCGCGGACATGCTGGCGCAGATGCCGGCCGAGTACGTGGACGCCTTCTTCGGCTTCTACTCGGACGGAAAGCTCGACGAGGCAACGGTTTTCCCGACCGTGGAGCAGGTGACCGGCCGCCCGCCGCGGACGTTCGCGGACTGGGCCGCGGCCAACGTGGCCCGGTTCAAGTGACGTAGCGCAGCCCTGTCGCGCGGGGTAGTCGGCCGCTAGCATTCGTCCGTCTGGAGGTGAGACGAATGCTTCCGACGAACGACCGCGAGCTGCGCAGACTGCTGCGCCACGGCACGTTCGC encodes:
- a CDS encoding NAD(P)H-binding protein, translated to MIVVAGATGNVGREVVRHLLEADEAVTALVRDPAKGVPAGAKAVAGDLTDPATLGPGLTGADALFLLSGYSPDIFTEAEKAGVRRVVLLSGGSAETGDRTNAVARYMIDTEDALRASGLAWTMVRPRMFMTNAFQWTEQIKRGVVRAPWADVPSAVIDPADIAAVAAKALVSAEHEGREYAVTGPEALRPGDRVRILGEALGRELRYEAQPDDEARADMLAQMPAEYVDAFFGFYSDGKLDEATVFPTVEQVTGRPPRTFADWAAANVARFK
- a CDS encoding IclR family transcriptional regulator, yielding MNASPAQADTVRSRSRVQSVSRACELLRLLATEEVEDASVLGLARASGLDRTVTYRLLRTLVDNGLVSEAGGRYAIGAHAATLSLAYIERTGLRQAALPYAVELHTTLADTPWIVSLAVPAIDCAILIERLWTSKAPLSTLIDLGTRLSLPRSSIGRCFLAYGVGLTPELAQDEDLVARLADIRAAGGVEYSFGEVRPGIGALACVIHNRHNAVVGAICVSGSDIEPVLSRDSAVARRLARTASSISRALR
- a CDS encoding MAB_1171c family putative transporter, producing MIYAVLEWTCTIVALIAFSYRWITVFRSDHNPAQVALTVYFLFSFLSFFVGLDAISGYLAAFFNTPNITIILSHGAVIVLTAAQQVALIYWAQPPETARRTAARRCAVFGLVLVAMIIVFFWVQPTHRDGTSATSSLLNMTNKYFAAYLILFTVAAAVGQVVTLRMAWGYSKVTDRAWLRRSMITLAAGALCILVYSAMRLAEIVGTNLGADMTPWNPIEWLAGDIGSLLEVLGLTAPGWGPVLSAARRWLVNYVRYQRLRPLWEALHRATPDIALEAPRSRLADLVLVRNLDHLLYRRVIEILDGRRSLRPYLEPVGSESAADDYAREAAQVRRALRIKGEGRPPLGEPAPDQTLLPDGSLTNEVKRLAALATAFRRTTTAATVGDEPVEDSGHGSANGDRLTDRS
- a CDS encoding helix-turn-helix domain-containing protein; translated protein: MGDQGGSVLRRLRRRSGLTQEALAERSGVSVRTIRGLETGDRSNPRLISIRQLADAMGLTAADRDELTAAALNTVSNPATTVETPSTPRQLPAAAAGFIGRDAELALLDQACRTVPAHDVVTGDAPTVVIAAIAGAGGIGKTQLALHWAHRHTDRFPDGQLFVDLRGFSPHSNPVDPLTAVRGFLDALGFDGHIDGGLTAHAAHYRSQVADKRMLIVLDNAASADQVIPLLPGTPTCTVLITSRSTLTALLHRHGAHHVPLAVLDEDEAETLLVRRLGDKRTAAEPDAVAQLIASGGRYPLALAIVAGRAHMRQDIPLAEFAAELSESGLEALDDIDPAASLPAVLSWSLHALTAQQRTVFALLGVATGVDVSLHAAASLTALPLPTARKVLRELEDASLVHRQARGRYSMHDLIRAYAATTASHHLARDERDTAVRRLLDFYSHTARAGERLLSPHGRPAELSPPTTGVCPHEFADVSAALAWFDSEHPNLLATLQAASSHAWHRDVWQLAGILNTYHRRRATGHDLLAVRRTALDAATHLADPANLILAHRRLGRTQAELGHHDEAMLHLHEALAIAEGHDDLDEQAHLHRILALTHGLQDDHHRALGHATQALDLYRAVGNSDWEGDACNQVGWYAAHLGDYAKADNHCRAALALQRRHSNAEAEADVLNSLGYIAYHTAHHHESVNHYEHALAIYRSLGNARLAADTLERLGHPYAALHKDEQARTAWWEALELYRRHGPEGAAERVQQHLAALDRHDVRRRT
- a CDS encoding helix-turn-helix domain-containing protein — its product is MDVTDDEALDSVLADRLNQLFTVSRPGGRSWTNDEVAAAIKKLHPSVKVSGAYLSALRNGKRRQPSHELLVELAKFFGVAPGYFVDPDHADRVTQQLAALDELRQAGVRGVALRAAGLPPDSLAVVTAVLDQMRKLQGLPSVDEDHPKP
- a CDS encoding dihydrofolate reductase family protein gives rise to the protein MTTSPAGEQLVRVHNLGVSIDGFATGEGQSRETPFGHAGQRLTEWFFDTAWAHEMWGSGPGGSRGVDNALTESAFRGVGAEIMGRNKFGYQRGPWEDESWRGWWGEEPPFHTPVYVLTHYPRPSLEMEGGTVFHFRDASPQDVLAEAKKAANGLDVRIGGGPTVVRDFLAADLVDHLHVVIVPIVLGRGVRLWDSLEGLEQRFTVETASSPKGVSHMIFSRRTS